One Centroberyx gerrardi isolate f3 chromosome 2, fCenGer3.hap1.cur.20231027, whole genome shotgun sequence DNA window includes the following coding sequences:
- the usp20 gene encoding ubiquitin carboxyl-terminal hydrolase 20 isoform X1, translating into MAEQDVCPHLDSIGEVTKEELLQKSKGTCQSCGAGGPNLWACLQNDCPYVGCGESYSDHSTLHAQAKKHNLTVNLTTFRIWCYVCEREVFLEQRPALVPVAAAPHHCKATEQVRLRSNKDATPQPVGHPLKAVPIAVAEEEGSESEEDELKPRGLTGMKNIGNSCYMNAALQALSNCPPLTQFFLDCSGLVRTDKKPALCKSYQKLISELWHKKRPSYVVPTSLSHGIKLVNPMFRGYAQQVGASSQQDTQEFLRCLMDQLHEELKEPLAECSMSGEGSDGDERRDGDRSPSEDEFLSCDSGSSSDRGEGGGAGEAELLMQDECDGVRAPAGGIAGMGPGGVISEKERLKERRVSGSPLRGGSQEMDEDADVDTAAEGGVPERGAEEEPTSTPNTELQSQENNQTPSAAQGQGQSNNTSEPDNEASMTQSQSNPCSPVRTLQELHPKLSSSPPRSSPLRSAGPAYSFKKAQLLLSARKKKQSHYRSVISDIFDGSILSLVQCLTCDRVSTTVETFQDLSLPIPGKEDLAKLHSSIHQNLPAKTGVCPDTYGSQGWISYIMDSIRRFVVSCIPTWFWGPMVTLEDCLAAFFAADELKGDNMYSCERCKKLRNGVKYCKVLRLPEILCIHLKRFRHEVMYSFKISSHVSFPLEGLDLRPFLAKESPSQITTYDLLSVICHHGTAGSGHYIAYCQNVINGQWYEFDDQYVTEVHETVVQNAEAYVLFYRKSSEESVRERQKVVALANMKEPSLLQFYISREWLNKFNTFTEPGPISNHTFLCRHGGIPPNKYHYIDDLVVILPQNVWEYLYNSFGGGPAVNHLYMCAICQVEIEALAKRRKVEIDTFIKLNKEFQAEEAPTVILCISMQWFREWESFVKGKDNEPPGPIDNSKIGVMKGGHIQLKQGADYGQISEETWQYLLGIYGGGPEIAVRQTVAPADPDSLHGERKIEAETRAL; encoded by the exons AACGACTGCCCATATGTTGGTTGTGGAGAGTCCTACTCCGATCACAGCACCCTGCATGCACAG GCTAAGAAGCACAACCTGACTGTGAACCTGACCACATTCAGGATCTGgtgttatgtgtgtgagagggaggtgTTTCTGGAGCAGAGGCCTGCCCTGGTGCCCGTGGCTGCCGCACCCCACCACTGTAAAGCCACGGAGCAGGTACGGCTTCGCTCCAACAAG GATGCAACGCCTCAGCCAGTAGGTCACCCATTAAAAGCAGTGCCCATTGCTGtggcagaagaagaaggttcagagtcagaggaggatGAGCTTAAACCCAGAG GCTTGACAGGAATGAAAAATATTGGAAACTCCTGCTACATGAATGCAGCTCTTCAAGCACTGTCCAACTG TCCTCCTCTCACTCAGTTCTTCCTAGATTGCAGTGGACTGGTCCGGACCGATAAAAAGCCGGCTCTGTGTAAGAGCTACCAGAAACTCATCTCTGAACTCTGGCATAAAAAACG GCCCAGCTATGTGGTCCCTACCAGTCTGTCCCATGGCATCAAATTAGTAAACCCCATGTTTCGTGGTTACGCACAGCAGGTAGGGGCAAGCTCCCAGCAG GACACCCAGGAGTTCCTGCGCTGTCTGATGGACCAGCTGCACGAGGAGCTGAAAGAGCCTCTGGCGGAGTGTAGCATGAGCGGCGAGGGAAGTGACGGGGACGAGAGAAGGGACGGAGACCGCTCCCCGTCGGAGGATGAATTCCTGTCCTGTGACTCTGGTTCCAGCAGTGAccggggggagggaggaggcgcgGGTGAGGCTGAGCTGCTCATGCAGGACGAGTGTGACGGGGTCAGGGCACCAGCGGGGGGGATTGCGGGCATGGGGCCCGGTGGGGTGATTTCGGAGAAGGAAAGGCTGAAGGAAAGAAGGGTATCAGGCTCACCGCTCCGTGGAGGCTCGCAGGAAATGGACGAGGACGCTGATGTGGATACGGCAGCCGAGGGGGGGGTTCCTgagaggggggcagaggaggagccGACATCAACCCCAAACACTGAGCTCCAAAGCCAAGAAAATAACCAGACACCCAGTGCAGCACAGGGGCAAGGCCAGAGCAACAACACTTCAG AGCCGGACAACGAGGCGTCAATGACCCAGTCCCAGTCTAATCCCTGCAGTCCTGTACGCACCCTTCAGGAGTTGCACCCCAAACTGTCCTCCAGTCCCCCTCGCTCCAGCCCCCTCCGCTCTGCAGGCCCTGCATACTCCTTCAAAAAAG CCCAGCTGCTGCTGAGTGCCAGGAAGAAGAAACAGTCTCACTATCGCAGTGTGATCTCTGACATCTTCGACGGCTCCATCCTCAGTCTGGTCCAGTGTCTGACCTGTGACAGG GTCTCTACCACAGTGGAAACGTTCCAGGACCTGTCGCTGCCTATTCCTGGTAAAGAGGACTTGGCCAAGCTGCACTCCTCCATCCATCAGAACCTGCCTGCCAAGACGGGCGTGTGTCCTGACACTTACGGCTCCCAGGGCTGGATCTCCTACATCATGGACTCCATACGCCG TTTTGTAGTCTCGTGTATCCCCACTTGGTTTTGGGGACCCATGGTAACCCTAGAAGACTGCCTTGCTGCTTTCTTTGCTGCTGATGAGCTGAAAG GGGACAACATGTACAGCTGTGAAAGATGTAAAAA ATTGAGGAATGGTGTGAAATATTGCAAAGTACTTAGACTTCCTGAG ATTCTGTGCATTCACCTGAAGCGTTTTCGGCACGAAGTGATGTATTCCTTCAAGATCAGCAGCCACGTATCCTTCCCATTGGAGGGCCTTGACCTGCGACCTTTCCTGGCTAAAGAGAGTCCCTCCCAAATCACCACTTACGACCTGCTGTCAGTCATCTGTCACCATGGCACCGCAGGAA GTGGACACTACATCGCATACTGTCAGAACGTGATTAACGGCCAGTGGTACGAGTTTGACGACCAGTATGTCACAGAAGTCCATGAAACAGTGGTGCAGAATGCAGAAGCCTATGTGTTGTTCTACAG GAAAAGCAGCGAGGAGTCGGtgagggagaggcagaaggTGGTGGCTCTAGCCAATATGAAGGAGCCCAGCCTGCTGCAGTTTTACATCTCCAGAGAATGGCTCAATAAGTTCAACACCTTCACCGAACCAGGCCCCATCAGCAACCATACATTTCTCTGTCGGCATGGAG GGATCCCACCTAATAAATACCACTACATAGATGACCTGGTTGTGATACTTCCCCAGAATGTGTGGGAATACCTTTACAACAG CTTTGGAGGCGGCCCGGCAGTCAACCATCTGTACATGTGTGCCATCTGCCAGGTGGAGATTGAAGCTCTGGCCAAACGCAGAAAAGTGGAGATAGACACCTTCATCAAG CTGAATAAAGAGTTCCAGGCTGAGGAGGCTCCCACCGTCATCCTGTGTATCAGCATGCAGTGGTTCAGAGAGTGGGAGAGCTTTGTCAAGGGCAAAGACAATG aGCCCCCTGGCCCCATTGACAACAGCAAAATTGGTGTTATGAAAGGAGGACACATACAACTCAAACAAG GTGCTGACTATGGTCAGATCTCAGAGGAGACGTGGCAGTATCTGCTGGGCATCTATGGTGGAGGCCCTGAAATTGCAGTGAGACAGACGGTGGCCCCAGCTGATCCTGACAGTCTTCACGGAGAAAGGAAGATCGAGGCAGAGACCAGAGCACTTtga
- the usp20 gene encoding ubiquitin carboxyl-terminal hydrolase 20 isoform X3, which produces MAEQDVCPHLDSIGEVTKEELLQKSKGTCQSCGAGGPNLWACLQNDCPYVGCGESYSDHSTLHAQAKKHNLTVNLTTFRIWCYVCEREVFLEQRPALVPVAAAPHHCKATEQVRLRSNKDATPQPVGHPLKAVPIAVAEEEGSESEEDELKPRGLTGMKNIGNSCYMNAALQALSNCPPLTQFFLDCSGLVRTDKKPALCKSYQKLISELWHKKRPSYVVPTSLSHGIKLVNPMFRGYAQQDTQEFLRCLMDQLHEELKEPLAECSMSGEGSDGDERRDGDRSPSEDEFLSCDSGSSSDRGEGGGAGEAELLMQDECDGVRAPAGGIAGMGPGGVISEKERLKERRVSGSPLRGGSQEMDEDADVDTAAEGGVPERGAEEEPTSTPNTELQSQENNQTPSAAQGQGQSNNTSEPDNEASMTQSQSNPCSPVRTLQELHPKLSSSPPRSSPLRSAGPAYSFKKAQLLLSARKKKQSHYRSVISDIFDGSILSLVQCLTCDRVSTTVETFQDLSLPIPGKEDLAKLHSSIHQNLPAKTGVCPDTYGSQGWISYIMDSIRRFVVSCIPTWFWGPMVTLEDCLAAFFAADELKGDNMYSCERCKKLRNGVKYCKVLRLPEILCIHLKRFRHEVMYSFKISSHVSFPLEGLDLRPFLAKESPSQITTYDLLSVICHHGTAGSGHYIAYCQNVINGQWYEFDDQYVTEVHETVVQNAEAYVLFYRKSSEESVRERQKVVALANMKEPSLLQFYISREWLNKFNTFTEPGPISNHTFLCRHGGIPPNKYHYIDDLVVILPQNVWEYLYNSFGGGPAVNHLYMCAICQVEIEALAKRRKVEIDTFIKLNKEFQAEEAPTVILCISMQWFREWESFVKGKDNEPPGPIDNSKIGVMKGGHIQLKQGADYGQISEETWQYLLGIYGGGPEIAVRQTVAPADPDSLHGERKIEAETRAL; this is translated from the exons AACGACTGCCCATATGTTGGTTGTGGAGAGTCCTACTCCGATCACAGCACCCTGCATGCACAG GCTAAGAAGCACAACCTGACTGTGAACCTGACCACATTCAGGATCTGgtgttatgtgtgtgagagggaggtgTTTCTGGAGCAGAGGCCTGCCCTGGTGCCCGTGGCTGCCGCACCCCACCACTGTAAAGCCACGGAGCAGGTACGGCTTCGCTCCAACAAG GATGCAACGCCTCAGCCAGTAGGTCACCCATTAAAAGCAGTGCCCATTGCTGtggcagaagaagaaggttcagagtcagaggaggatGAGCTTAAACCCAGAG GCTTGACAGGAATGAAAAATATTGGAAACTCCTGCTACATGAATGCAGCTCTTCAAGCACTGTCCAACTG TCCTCCTCTCACTCAGTTCTTCCTAGATTGCAGTGGACTGGTCCGGACCGATAAAAAGCCGGCTCTGTGTAAGAGCTACCAGAAACTCATCTCTGAACTCTGGCATAAAAAACG GCCCAGCTATGTGGTCCCTACCAGTCTGTCCCATGGCATCAAATTAGTAAACCCCATGTTTCGTGGTTACGCACAGCAG GACACCCAGGAGTTCCTGCGCTGTCTGATGGACCAGCTGCACGAGGAGCTGAAAGAGCCTCTGGCGGAGTGTAGCATGAGCGGCGAGGGAAGTGACGGGGACGAGAGAAGGGACGGAGACCGCTCCCCGTCGGAGGATGAATTCCTGTCCTGTGACTCTGGTTCCAGCAGTGAccggggggagggaggaggcgcgGGTGAGGCTGAGCTGCTCATGCAGGACGAGTGTGACGGGGTCAGGGCACCAGCGGGGGGGATTGCGGGCATGGGGCCCGGTGGGGTGATTTCGGAGAAGGAAAGGCTGAAGGAAAGAAGGGTATCAGGCTCACCGCTCCGTGGAGGCTCGCAGGAAATGGACGAGGACGCTGATGTGGATACGGCAGCCGAGGGGGGGGTTCCTgagaggggggcagaggaggagccGACATCAACCCCAAACACTGAGCTCCAAAGCCAAGAAAATAACCAGACACCCAGTGCAGCACAGGGGCAAGGCCAGAGCAACAACACTTCAG AGCCGGACAACGAGGCGTCAATGACCCAGTCCCAGTCTAATCCCTGCAGTCCTGTACGCACCCTTCAGGAGTTGCACCCCAAACTGTCCTCCAGTCCCCCTCGCTCCAGCCCCCTCCGCTCTGCAGGCCCTGCATACTCCTTCAAAAAAG CCCAGCTGCTGCTGAGTGCCAGGAAGAAGAAACAGTCTCACTATCGCAGTGTGATCTCTGACATCTTCGACGGCTCCATCCTCAGTCTGGTCCAGTGTCTGACCTGTGACAGG GTCTCTACCACAGTGGAAACGTTCCAGGACCTGTCGCTGCCTATTCCTGGTAAAGAGGACTTGGCCAAGCTGCACTCCTCCATCCATCAGAACCTGCCTGCCAAGACGGGCGTGTGTCCTGACACTTACGGCTCCCAGGGCTGGATCTCCTACATCATGGACTCCATACGCCG TTTTGTAGTCTCGTGTATCCCCACTTGGTTTTGGGGACCCATGGTAACCCTAGAAGACTGCCTTGCTGCTTTCTTTGCTGCTGATGAGCTGAAAG GGGACAACATGTACAGCTGTGAAAGATGTAAAAA ATTGAGGAATGGTGTGAAATATTGCAAAGTACTTAGACTTCCTGAG ATTCTGTGCATTCACCTGAAGCGTTTTCGGCACGAAGTGATGTATTCCTTCAAGATCAGCAGCCACGTATCCTTCCCATTGGAGGGCCTTGACCTGCGACCTTTCCTGGCTAAAGAGAGTCCCTCCCAAATCACCACTTACGACCTGCTGTCAGTCATCTGTCACCATGGCACCGCAGGAA GTGGACACTACATCGCATACTGTCAGAACGTGATTAACGGCCAGTGGTACGAGTTTGACGACCAGTATGTCACAGAAGTCCATGAAACAGTGGTGCAGAATGCAGAAGCCTATGTGTTGTTCTACAG GAAAAGCAGCGAGGAGTCGGtgagggagaggcagaaggTGGTGGCTCTAGCCAATATGAAGGAGCCCAGCCTGCTGCAGTTTTACATCTCCAGAGAATGGCTCAATAAGTTCAACACCTTCACCGAACCAGGCCCCATCAGCAACCATACATTTCTCTGTCGGCATGGAG GGATCCCACCTAATAAATACCACTACATAGATGACCTGGTTGTGATACTTCCCCAGAATGTGTGGGAATACCTTTACAACAG CTTTGGAGGCGGCCCGGCAGTCAACCATCTGTACATGTGTGCCATCTGCCAGGTGGAGATTGAAGCTCTGGCCAAACGCAGAAAAGTGGAGATAGACACCTTCATCAAG CTGAATAAAGAGTTCCAGGCTGAGGAGGCTCCCACCGTCATCCTGTGTATCAGCATGCAGTGGTTCAGAGAGTGGGAGAGCTTTGTCAAGGGCAAAGACAATG aGCCCCCTGGCCCCATTGACAACAGCAAAATTGGTGTTATGAAAGGAGGACACATACAACTCAAACAAG GTGCTGACTATGGTCAGATCTCAGAGGAGACGTGGCAGTATCTGCTGGGCATCTATGGTGGAGGCCCTGAAATTGCAGTGAGACAGACGGTGGCCCCAGCTGATCCTGACAGTCTTCACGGAGAAAGGAAGATCGAGGCAGAGACCAGAGCACTTtga
- the usp20 gene encoding ubiquitin carboxyl-terminal hydrolase 20 isoform X4, whose product MAEQDVCPHLDSIGEVTKEELLQKSKGTCQSCGAGGPNLWACLQNDCPYVGCGESYSDHSTLHAQAKKHNLTVNLTTFRIWCYVCEREVFLEQRPALVPVAAAPHHCKATEQDATPQPVGHPLKAVPIAVAEEEGSESEEDELKPRGLTGMKNIGNSCYMNAALQALSNCPPLTQFFLDCSGLVRTDKKPALCKSYQKLISELWHKKRPSYVVPTSLSHGIKLVNPMFRGYAQQDTQEFLRCLMDQLHEELKEPLAECSMSGEGSDGDERRDGDRSPSEDEFLSCDSGSSSDRGEGGGAGEAELLMQDECDGVRAPAGGIAGMGPGGVISEKERLKERRVSGSPLRGGSQEMDEDADVDTAAEGGVPERGAEEEPTSTPNTELQSQENNQTPSAAQGQGQSNNTSEPDNEASMTQSQSNPCSPVRTLQELHPKLSSSPPRSSPLRSAGPAYSFKKAQLLLSARKKKQSHYRSVISDIFDGSILSLVQCLTCDRVSTTVETFQDLSLPIPGKEDLAKLHSSIHQNLPAKTGVCPDTYGSQGWISYIMDSIRRFVVSCIPTWFWGPMVTLEDCLAAFFAADELKGDNMYSCERCKKLRNGVKYCKVLRLPEILCIHLKRFRHEVMYSFKISSHVSFPLEGLDLRPFLAKESPSQITTYDLLSVICHHGTAGSGHYIAYCQNVINGQWYEFDDQYVTEVHETVVQNAEAYVLFYRKSSEESVRERQKVVALANMKEPSLLQFYISREWLNKFNTFTEPGPISNHTFLCRHGGIPPNKYHYIDDLVVILPQNVWEYLYNSFGGGPAVNHLYMCAICQVEIEALAKRRKVEIDTFIKLNKEFQAEEAPTVILCISMQWFREWESFVKGKDNEPPGPIDNSKIGVMKGGHIQLKQGADYGQISEETWQYLLGIYGGGPEIAVRQTVAPADPDSLHGERKIEAETRAL is encoded by the exons AACGACTGCCCATATGTTGGTTGTGGAGAGTCCTACTCCGATCACAGCACCCTGCATGCACAG GCTAAGAAGCACAACCTGACTGTGAACCTGACCACATTCAGGATCTGgtgttatgtgtgtgagagggaggtgTTTCTGGAGCAGAGGCCTGCCCTGGTGCCCGTGGCTGCCGCACCCCACCACTGTAAAGCCACGGAGCAG GATGCAACGCCTCAGCCAGTAGGTCACCCATTAAAAGCAGTGCCCATTGCTGtggcagaagaagaaggttcagagtcagaggaggatGAGCTTAAACCCAGAG GCTTGACAGGAATGAAAAATATTGGAAACTCCTGCTACATGAATGCAGCTCTTCAAGCACTGTCCAACTG TCCTCCTCTCACTCAGTTCTTCCTAGATTGCAGTGGACTGGTCCGGACCGATAAAAAGCCGGCTCTGTGTAAGAGCTACCAGAAACTCATCTCTGAACTCTGGCATAAAAAACG GCCCAGCTATGTGGTCCCTACCAGTCTGTCCCATGGCATCAAATTAGTAAACCCCATGTTTCGTGGTTACGCACAGCAG GACACCCAGGAGTTCCTGCGCTGTCTGATGGACCAGCTGCACGAGGAGCTGAAAGAGCCTCTGGCGGAGTGTAGCATGAGCGGCGAGGGAAGTGACGGGGACGAGAGAAGGGACGGAGACCGCTCCCCGTCGGAGGATGAATTCCTGTCCTGTGACTCTGGTTCCAGCAGTGAccggggggagggaggaggcgcgGGTGAGGCTGAGCTGCTCATGCAGGACGAGTGTGACGGGGTCAGGGCACCAGCGGGGGGGATTGCGGGCATGGGGCCCGGTGGGGTGATTTCGGAGAAGGAAAGGCTGAAGGAAAGAAGGGTATCAGGCTCACCGCTCCGTGGAGGCTCGCAGGAAATGGACGAGGACGCTGATGTGGATACGGCAGCCGAGGGGGGGGTTCCTgagaggggggcagaggaggagccGACATCAACCCCAAACACTGAGCTCCAAAGCCAAGAAAATAACCAGACACCCAGTGCAGCACAGGGGCAAGGCCAGAGCAACAACACTTCAG AGCCGGACAACGAGGCGTCAATGACCCAGTCCCAGTCTAATCCCTGCAGTCCTGTACGCACCCTTCAGGAGTTGCACCCCAAACTGTCCTCCAGTCCCCCTCGCTCCAGCCCCCTCCGCTCTGCAGGCCCTGCATACTCCTTCAAAAAAG CCCAGCTGCTGCTGAGTGCCAGGAAGAAGAAACAGTCTCACTATCGCAGTGTGATCTCTGACATCTTCGACGGCTCCATCCTCAGTCTGGTCCAGTGTCTGACCTGTGACAGG GTCTCTACCACAGTGGAAACGTTCCAGGACCTGTCGCTGCCTATTCCTGGTAAAGAGGACTTGGCCAAGCTGCACTCCTCCATCCATCAGAACCTGCCTGCCAAGACGGGCGTGTGTCCTGACACTTACGGCTCCCAGGGCTGGATCTCCTACATCATGGACTCCATACGCCG TTTTGTAGTCTCGTGTATCCCCACTTGGTTTTGGGGACCCATGGTAACCCTAGAAGACTGCCTTGCTGCTTTCTTTGCTGCTGATGAGCTGAAAG GGGACAACATGTACAGCTGTGAAAGATGTAAAAA ATTGAGGAATGGTGTGAAATATTGCAAAGTACTTAGACTTCCTGAG ATTCTGTGCATTCACCTGAAGCGTTTTCGGCACGAAGTGATGTATTCCTTCAAGATCAGCAGCCACGTATCCTTCCCATTGGAGGGCCTTGACCTGCGACCTTTCCTGGCTAAAGAGAGTCCCTCCCAAATCACCACTTACGACCTGCTGTCAGTCATCTGTCACCATGGCACCGCAGGAA GTGGACACTACATCGCATACTGTCAGAACGTGATTAACGGCCAGTGGTACGAGTTTGACGACCAGTATGTCACAGAAGTCCATGAAACAGTGGTGCAGAATGCAGAAGCCTATGTGTTGTTCTACAG GAAAAGCAGCGAGGAGTCGGtgagggagaggcagaaggTGGTGGCTCTAGCCAATATGAAGGAGCCCAGCCTGCTGCAGTTTTACATCTCCAGAGAATGGCTCAATAAGTTCAACACCTTCACCGAACCAGGCCCCATCAGCAACCATACATTTCTCTGTCGGCATGGAG GGATCCCACCTAATAAATACCACTACATAGATGACCTGGTTGTGATACTTCCCCAGAATGTGTGGGAATACCTTTACAACAG CTTTGGAGGCGGCCCGGCAGTCAACCATCTGTACATGTGTGCCATCTGCCAGGTGGAGATTGAAGCTCTGGCCAAACGCAGAAAAGTGGAGATAGACACCTTCATCAAG CTGAATAAAGAGTTCCAGGCTGAGGAGGCTCCCACCGTCATCCTGTGTATCAGCATGCAGTGGTTCAGAGAGTGGGAGAGCTTTGTCAAGGGCAAAGACAATG aGCCCCCTGGCCCCATTGACAACAGCAAAATTGGTGTTATGAAAGGAGGACACATACAACTCAAACAAG GTGCTGACTATGGTCAGATCTCAGAGGAGACGTGGCAGTATCTGCTGGGCATCTATGGTGGAGGCCCTGAAATTGCAGTGAGACAGACGGTGGCCCCAGCTGATCCTGACAGTCTTCACGGAGAAAGGAAGATCGAGGCAGAGACCAGAGCACTTtga
- the usp20 gene encoding ubiquitin carboxyl-terminal hydrolase 20 isoform X2, which translates to MAEQDVCPHLDSIGEVTKEELLQKSKGTCQSCGAGGPNLWACLQNDCPYVGCGESYSDHSTLHAQAKKHNLTVNLTTFRIWCYVCEREVFLEQRPALVPVAAAPHHCKATEQDATPQPVGHPLKAVPIAVAEEEGSESEEDELKPRGLTGMKNIGNSCYMNAALQALSNCPPLTQFFLDCSGLVRTDKKPALCKSYQKLISELWHKKRPSYVVPTSLSHGIKLVNPMFRGYAQQVGASSQQDTQEFLRCLMDQLHEELKEPLAECSMSGEGSDGDERRDGDRSPSEDEFLSCDSGSSSDRGEGGGAGEAELLMQDECDGVRAPAGGIAGMGPGGVISEKERLKERRVSGSPLRGGSQEMDEDADVDTAAEGGVPERGAEEEPTSTPNTELQSQENNQTPSAAQGQGQSNNTSEPDNEASMTQSQSNPCSPVRTLQELHPKLSSSPPRSSPLRSAGPAYSFKKAQLLLSARKKKQSHYRSVISDIFDGSILSLVQCLTCDRVSTTVETFQDLSLPIPGKEDLAKLHSSIHQNLPAKTGVCPDTYGSQGWISYIMDSIRRFVVSCIPTWFWGPMVTLEDCLAAFFAADELKGDNMYSCERCKKLRNGVKYCKVLRLPEILCIHLKRFRHEVMYSFKISSHVSFPLEGLDLRPFLAKESPSQITTYDLLSVICHHGTAGSGHYIAYCQNVINGQWYEFDDQYVTEVHETVVQNAEAYVLFYRKSSEESVRERQKVVALANMKEPSLLQFYISREWLNKFNTFTEPGPISNHTFLCRHGGIPPNKYHYIDDLVVILPQNVWEYLYNSFGGGPAVNHLYMCAICQVEIEALAKRRKVEIDTFIKLNKEFQAEEAPTVILCISMQWFREWESFVKGKDNEPPGPIDNSKIGVMKGGHIQLKQGADYGQISEETWQYLLGIYGGGPEIAVRQTVAPADPDSLHGERKIEAETRAL; encoded by the exons AACGACTGCCCATATGTTGGTTGTGGAGAGTCCTACTCCGATCACAGCACCCTGCATGCACAG GCTAAGAAGCACAACCTGACTGTGAACCTGACCACATTCAGGATCTGgtgttatgtgtgtgagagggaggtgTTTCTGGAGCAGAGGCCTGCCCTGGTGCCCGTGGCTGCCGCACCCCACCACTGTAAAGCCACGGAGCAG GATGCAACGCCTCAGCCAGTAGGTCACCCATTAAAAGCAGTGCCCATTGCTGtggcagaagaagaaggttcagagtcagaggaggatGAGCTTAAACCCAGAG GCTTGACAGGAATGAAAAATATTGGAAACTCCTGCTACATGAATGCAGCTCTTCAAGCACTGTCCAACTG TCCTCCTCTCACTCAGTTCTTCCTAGATTGCAGTGGACTGGTCCGGACCGATAAAAAGCCGGCTCTGTGTAAGAGCTACCAGAAACTCATCTCTGAACTCTGGCATAAAAAACG GCCCAGCTATGTGGTCCCTACCAGTCTGTCCCATGGCATCAAATTAGTAAACCCCATGTTTCGTGGTTACGCACAGCAGGTAGGGGCAAGCTCCCAGCAG GACACCCAGGAGTTCCTGCGCTGTCTGATGGACCAGCTGCACGAGGAGCTGAAAGAGCCTCTGGCGGAGTGTAGCATGAGCGGCGAGGGAAGTGACGGGGACGAGAGAAGGGACGGAGACCGCTCCCCGTCGGAGGATGAATTCCTGTCCTGTGACTCTGGTTCCAGCAGTGAccggggggagggaggaggcgcgGGTGAGGCTGAGCTGCTCATGCAGGACGAGTGTGACGGGGTCAGGGCACCAGCGGGGGGGATTGCGGGCATGGGGCCCGGTGGGGTGATTTCGGAGAAGGAAAGGCTGAAGGAAAGAAGGGTATCAGGCTCACCGCTCCGTGGAGGCTCGCAGGAAATGGACGAGGACGCTGATGTGGATACGGCAGCCGAGGGGGGGGTTCCTgagaggggggcagaggaggagccGACATCAACCCCAAACACTGAGCTCCAAAGCCAAGAAAATAACCAGACACCCAGTGCAGCACAGGGGCAAGGCCAGAGCAACAACACTTCAG AGCCGGACAACGAGGCGTCAATGACCCAGTCCCAGTCTAATCCCTGCAGTCCTGTACGCACCCTTCAGGAGTTGCACCCCAAACTGTCCTCCAGTCCCCCTCGCTCCAGCCCCCTCCGCTCTGCAGGCCCTGCATACTCCTTCAAAAAAG CCCAGCTGCTGCTGAGTGCCAGGAAGAAGAAACAGTCTCACTATCGCAGTGTGATCTCTGACATCTTCGACGGCTCCATCCTCAGTCTGGTCCAGTGTCTGACCTGTGACAGG GTCTCTACCACAGTGGAAACGTTCCAGGACCTGTCGCTGCCTATTCCTGGTAAAGAGGACTTGGCCAAGCTGCACTCCTCCATCCATCAGAACCTGCCTGCCAAGACGGGCGTGTGTCCTGACACTTACGGCTCCCAGGGCTGGATCTCCTACATCATGGACTCCATACGCCG TTTTGTAGTCTCGTGTATCCCCACTTGGTTTTGGGGACCCATGGTAACCCTAGAAGACTGCCTTGCTGCTTTCTTTGCTGCTGATGAGCTGAAAG GGGACAACATGTACAGCTGTGAAAGATGTAAAAA ATTGAGGAATGGTGTGAAATATTGCAAAGTACTTAGACTTCCTGAG ATTCTGTGCATTCACCTGAAGCGTTTTCGGCACGAAGTGATGTATTCCTTCAAGATCAGCAGCCACGTATCCTTCCCATTGGAGGGCCTTGACCTGCGACCTTTCCTGGCTAAAGAGAGTCCCTCCCAAATCACCACTTACGACCTGCTGTCAGTCATCTGTCACCATGGCACCGCAGGAA GTGGACACTACATCGCATACTGTCAGAACGTGATTAACGGCCAGTGGTACGAGTTTGACGACCAGTATGTCACAGAAGTCCATGAAACAGTGGTGCAGAATGCAGAAGCCTATGTGTTGTTCTACAG GAAAAGCAGCGAGGAGTCGGtgagggagaggcagaaggTGGTGGCTCTAGCCAATATGAAGGAGCCCAGCCTGCTGCAGTTTTACATCTCCAGAGAATGGCTCAATAAGTTCAACACCTTCACCGAACCAGGCCCCATCAGCAACCATACATTTCTCTGTCGGCATGGAG GGATCCCACCTAATAAATACCACTACATAGATGACCTGGTTGTGATACTTCCCCAGAATGTGTGGGAATACCTTTACAACAG CTTTGGAGGCGGCCCGGCAGTCAACCATCTGTACATGTGTGCCATCTGCCAGGTGGAGATTGAAGCTCTGGCCAAACGCAGAAAAGTGGAGATAGACACCTTCATCAAG CTGAATAAAGAGTTCCAGGCTGAGGAGGCTCCCACCGTCATCCTGTGTATCAGCATGCAGTGGTTCAGAGAGTGGGAGAGCTTTGTCAAGGGCAAAGACAATG aGCCCCCTGGCCCCATTGACAACAGCAAAATTGGTGTTATGAAAGGAGGACACATACAACTCAAACAAG GTGCTGACTATGGTCAGATCTCAGAGGAGACGTGGCAGTATCTGCTGGGCATCTATGGTGGAGGCCCTGAAATTGCAGTGAGACAGACGGTGGCCCCAGCTGATCCTGACAGTCTTCACGGAGAAAGGAAGATCGAGGCAGAGACCAGAGCACTTtga